The genomic region ttctCAGATGTTAGTTTTATACAGAACAACGGTTTCACCTTGCTTTTGTTCAAACAAATCCACCCCCATACCCAAAGAAGACGGCAGAGAACATGGCTTTATTTCTGGAAGGGATAAATTTCAAACACAAACCTGCTTTGTGATATATTAATTTTGGTTTGGTGAAATTATATGTatggaattttgattttggttcaattttataaagaaatttattttgattcaattgtatgTATTTAAAAAGTAAAGTTAAAAAGTCAATtgaattttaattcaattggtGTGAGTATGTATGTGCTTAAGTAaatataatctttcaatataagAGTTTGGAATTTATACTTAAAAAAATGCTTTGAGTACATGTactctttgtatttttggaattaattttcataacttttgttttaaagaattttatttctacttttcggatttaaaatttaaattcaattgcTAACACAATTAAAATTCTTTTGTTTATATTGCATTTGTTTAGTTAcactaactaatttaataaaaaatgaaaatactaataatttgatctaaattttaatatttaaaaattaaaagaattaaattcttaaaataaaaatataaaattaaattttaaatttataaataatttattgatgTATAGCATATTTTACTTAAAAGTTAAATATAATTCCACATAtgctatatataatatataaatataaaataatgttaATAGATTGTGACTAACTAGGACCAAAGTTGTCTAAAATAGTTAATATTAGAATTTGTAtcacttttatatattataaagtgttctatatatatatatagtatttttatcataataatttatattatattaatttaacacCTATATATCTTAATTTGTATATATTATATCGTATTTTCTGTTTTCTgttatatgttttaatttaatcttatCATGTCCATAATTatgatatgaaaaatatatattttaagataAACTGTCTTAATCTAGGCATCAATATTTctcatttttcaaatttaatcaCTCTTGTCCGGATCGTTGATTAATTATTGGAGATGCACAGTCCCACAGCCATGAAATTCTTTTATATGTAAATAaggataattatttttttaaggtattatatataaaaatacaatggCAATCTAGTGGTATATATATAAAGCTGActataaggaaaaaaaaaaattctttttggGTCAATCTGAATAAGttcttatttttatgtttttggtcaTTTTCTGTCTGGGATTTCCAGCTTTTAAGTGCAGTCTcggtttaattatgaaaattcaaacgaaaaaaggaaaaatagggACTTTGATTAATTAGAAAACACATCTTCTTCCCCTTCCCTTTCGACTTTCTTTTAGGGGTTTTAAACAAAGAACACGAGAATCCACACGGCAAATTATGGTAAGTTTATTAAGTCACAATTTTTTTGCTTGTTTATCGagaaaaatttttagaaaaaagaaaaatccaaTTTAGGCTTTATTATGAAGAACCCATTTGAGTGTTTGTTGTGATTTCTATGTTGATTTCGTTTTGAACAATGTGGAAAGTTGTTGCCTTTCAATTTAAGCGATCAACTGTGATCTACTGTAGCAAATGAAAGGTTATGAAGTCGATGTcggatttttttcatttttaatgaaTGTTTTTGATTGATTATCTAATGGAAGTTGATCTTGTGATAATTAATGAACAACCCCATAAAATATTTCATGcaaatctgtttttttttttttttttgtcttgaaAGCAGGTTGACAGAAGCTATCAATGCAAAGATGTGCTAATCTTAGCTTATCAGAGTTTTGGTGTACTCTTTGGTGACCTAAGTATTTCACCACTTTATGCCTTTAAAAGCACATTCTCTGGGAATTTGAGTAATTATCAATCTGAAGATGTTATCTTTGGGGCCCTATCTTTGATTTTTTGGACTTTGACACTTCTTTCCTTGTTCAAACATGTCATTATTTTGTTAAATGCAGATGATAATGGTGAAGGTAAGGCTTGACTTTTTTGATCATATATTTACAATGTTATGAGTTTTCTGTAGTTGATTAGTGATAAACCTTCCGGGCTCATTTTCAGGAGGAATTTTTGCTTTGTATTCGCTCCTTTGTAGGCACGCCAAGTTTTCTCTGCTTCCCAATCATCAAACAGCAGATGAAGAGCTTTCTACGTATCACAATCCCCGTTACTCATACAGAAATCTGCAGTCTCCGACAGTCAAAAGGTTTGCCGAGAGGCATAAAAAGGCAAAAACTGCTTTGCTGCTTCTAGTTTTGTTTGGTACTTGCCTGCTTATTTGTGTTGGCTTTCTCACGCCGGCAATTTCCAGTATGTGCTTTTGTTTTCCTGTTATAACTTTTCCTAGTGCTAGTCATCATCATTGCTTAATTTCAGTGCTAATCGTTATTACTTGCAATTTTCAGTTCGTTCGGCCATTGAAGGGGTCAAAGTTCGATCAAGCGAACTGCATTATGGTAAATACAGCTCTCTGGAAAATAATGTTGATATTTTAACCTGTTTGTATGCATATTTTTCCATTTAGGCTGCTAACAATTTTGTCTATACACAGGTGTGGTGCTTATCATAGCCTGTATTTTGTTGGTTGGCCTCTTTGTTTTGCAACACCGTGGCACCTATAGAGTGGCCTTCATGTTTGCTCCCATTGTGATTTTATGGTCATTGTCCACTGCGGCTATTGGTGTTTACAATATCCTTAAGTGGAATCCGAGAGTTTACAAGGCCCTTTCTCCTTATTATATCTACACATTCTTTAGGGACACTAGATATGATGGTTGGATTTCTCTTGGAGGAGTTCTTTTGTGTGTCACTGGTAAACTCGAGATCTGGGATTCAATAGAAGTTAAATTGACAGtatctttgttttctagattcaTGCCTGCCTTTCTTGTCAACTGCAGGAGCTGAAGCTATGTTTGCTGACCTTGGCCAGTACACAGCTGCATCAATAAGGGTATGTAGACCAACTATTAAAGAGAACTTAATGCATTTAGTGCTTCTTGCTGGCATAATTAAGAAATAAGGGCTCCTGAGGCAAAATTTTATTCAGGCTTTGGCCCATTATGGAAAGAAAGGAAGTCTTTTTTCATAAAAGCATAACTAGAACACTGTTTATCTGTTCATTTTTTAACCAACTGAGCAGATTGGTGGCATTATGTTGTAATTCATCCTTAGTCTTGCAGTTCTTGAATCTACCTAAGCTTTTTGAGTTTGTTGAAATGTTCATTTTATTATTGATGCAAGGTTAAGAGTTCTGATCGGTTTTCTATAAGCATCTCTTAGTTGGCTTGCAGCTTCTTTTTCATATAATTCAATATGTTGTCCAAGAAAACTCTGAAAGCTTATTTCTGTATGCAGTTATCTTTTTTCTGCATAATTTACCCTTGTCTAGTGCTTCAATACATGGGGCAGGCTGCTTTTCTTTCAAAGAATTTTTCTGCAGTATCCACAAGCTTCTATGCTTCTATTCCAGGTAAGCTTCTACATTCTACTCTTCAAAATCGGGGCTATAAGGTTTCTATTTACAACATGCATAAAGGTTTCCCTAGCATTTATACTTTACGAAATTTTAAGCACAGTCCAAAAGACCAAAACATTTCTTTTATGTGTGAGTATATTATGCTTACACCATGTCATCAATATCCTTTCAATAGGACTTGTAAGTCGTAACTGTACAATTCTACTATAATTTATGGACTGTCAGCCATCCAATTCTTGTATTTGATCACTGTTAAACAAGAAAGATGTATATCCTTCTCCTagagtcacttaaaaatttatttcGTTATTATTGTTTACAGAATATTCTTTCCATGTTTGTAGATTCTTTGTTTTGGCCAGTTCTTGTGATGGCAACTTTGGCTGCAATCGTCGCTAGCCAGTCTGTAATCTCTGCCACATTCTCTATCGTCAAACAATGCTATGCCATAGGATGTTTCCCTCGTGTCAAAGTTGTACATAAATCGAAATGGTTCCGTGGTCAGATATACATTCCAGAGATCAATTGGGTCCTTCTGGTTCTCTGTCTGGCAGTCACAGTTGGGTTTAGAGACATTAATCATTTCGGAAACGCTTATGGTAAGTTGTTTTCATTTTAAAGTATACTCTCAAATATTGGATTAAAATGCGACGCATATGTTTTGCTTCAACTGATTATATTTGCCTTAAAAATAGTAATCTTTATCCTGGCAAAAAATTCATACCGATGCATGGTGTATGTTCTTCGTATTTGTTGTAGAAATGGTGGGAAACCATAGTTTATAATGTTTTTTCTTCTTGTCTTTTGCCTTTTGGTAAGCAATTTACTATGCTTTTTGTATTAGTTAGATCTATTGAATATTAGTTTACGAAGACAAAGTGAAAGTTGTAAAGTTTTATCATTTTGCTTTGAAGGGGTGAGATTGAATGCTTTCAATTCATAGATAATGTCTTTCCTCTTTATCGTTCTTATCTGAGAGTATGATTGCAATCTTAATTGCAGGACTCACCTACATGTCTGCAATGTTTGTGACAACGTGGTTGACAGCATTGATAATTAATTTCGTGTGGGGTCAGAGTCTTGTGCTTGCCCTACTATTTGCCCTCTTCTTTGGGTCAATCGAGATAATCTTCCTATCGTCGTCTTTTATAAGAATCTCTAAAGGCGGATGGGTTCCTCTTGTTCTCTCTGTGATCTTCATGCTCATCATGTTCGTCTGGCATTATGGTTCTAGGAAAAAGTATTTATATGATTTGCACAACAAAGTACCCATGAAACAAATCCTGACACTGGGTCCTAGTCTCGGAATTGTCCGAGTCCCAGGGATAGGCCTTATTTTCACCGCGTTGGTTAGCGGAGTTCCGGCCACATTTACCCGTTTTTTAACCAATCTACCGACATTTTATCAAGTGGCTGTCTTTGTCTGTGAGAAGACTGTTCTTGTACCATATGTCCCTCAAAAAGAACGGTACCTCATAGGTCGTATTGGTCCCAAATCTTTCCGAATGTACCGCTGCATTGTTCGTAATGGTTACAAAGATGTGCAAAAGAACGAAGATGATTTTGAGAACGACCTTATCATGAGCATAGCAGAGTTTATCCAACTAGAAGCTGAAGGCTCTGGCACACTCGAAGGATCTGTCGACGGACGAATGGCTGTTGTAAGGACATCCGAAAAATTCGGCAAAAGGTTAGAAATATCCGAACTCGAACGAAATGGAGAAGCTAGCAGTTCAATGCCCCCTACCATTTTGAATAGTAGCAAGTCACACATATTACAGTACCTCCAATCCACATACGAGATGGAATCACCTGGATCCACCCTAAGGCGGCGTGTCCGATTCAAGCTGCAACCAGACATGAATTACAGGGACCCGAACGTGAAGGATGAGCTGTTGGAGCTAGTAGAAGCTAAGCAATCTGGGGTGGCATACGTATTAGGACACTCTCATATAAAAGCAAAAATGAATGCACCATGCTTGAAGAGATTTGTGATCCATGTGGCCTATTTATTCTTACGTAAAAACTGCAGGGCACCTGCCGTGGTACTCAACATTCCTCAGACATGTTTGATTGAGGTTGGCATGAACTATTATCTGTAGAGCTACAACTTTCTTTTCaaataattgttttttttttttttttttttttttttaagtttccaaTAAGAGATGTTGAGGAAGTTTTAGCTGTGTCTACAATTTCTTTTTGCAATTATCTTCTTAAAATAACATTATAGggaattatttttgtttcttcaattatagaaaaacatatataattactaaatattaaataaaaataacatatttgttttataaaaataatgggTGGGTTTAAAtgtgtacaatttgaatttaatgTAAATATTTAATCTTTGAAGTCTTGGAAGTTGGAATCTATATCTTCTTTTTAAATGCTCAATTTCTTTCATCTTTATTTCTGCCTTAGGAAGGCCCGAAAGGTTAGATTTTCCCACCTCGCCCTATCTTTcattataaatttcatttttatatttaaatatattttaattaaaataataagaaacaCGTGTTTAATAAAATTTGCCGCATCACTTATAATAATAAAACTGAAAATGTATATTTTCTTTCACTCTGACTTATTGAATATATCTATTAttaatttcctttttcaaaataaAGATAAAGTATTGTTTTATCATTACATCATAAAGACTATAGAATAAATTACATGTAAAAACGTTCTCCATTGCCTACcaagatttttaaaatataattatttaaatttattatttattatttattatttattacttattatttattaaacaacTTGATTATTCTTATAAAAAGTTTAATATAGgacttttttttaattcttttggaTCTAAATTGGTATCTTAACttgataatttttcttttttttttgttcaatttaatacttaaacttgtcaaatgttatatat from Gossypium arboreum isolate Shixiya-1 chromosome 1, ASM2569848v2, whole genome shotgun sequence harbors:
- the LOC108467306 gene encoding potassium transporter 3 isoform X2, yielding MVDRSYQCKDVLILAYQSFGVLFGDLSISPLYAFKSTFSGNLSNYQSEDVIFGALSLIFWTLTLLSLFKHVIILLNADDNGEGGIFALYSLLCRHAKFSLLPNHQTADEELSTYHNPRYSYRNLQSPTVKRFAERHKKAKTALLLLVLFGTCLLICVGFLTPAISIRSAIEGVKVRSSELHYGVVLIIACILLVGLFVLQHRGTYRVAFMFAPIVILWSLSTAAIGVYNILKWNPRVYKALSPYYIYTFFRDTRYDGWISLGGVLLCVTGAEAMFADLGQYTAASIRLSFFCIIYPCLVLQYMGQAAFLSKNFSAVSTSFYASIPDSLFWPVLVMATLAAIVASQSVISATFSIVKQCYAIGCFPRVKVVHKSKWFRGQIYIPEINWVLLVLCLAVTVGFRDINHFGNAYGLTYMSAMFVTTWLTALIINFVWGQSLVLALLFALFFGSIEIIFLSSSFIRISKGGWVPLVLSVIFMLIMFVWHYGSRKKYLYDLHNKVPMKQILTLGPSLGIVRVPGIGLIFTALVSGVPATFTRFLTNLPTFYQVAVFVCEKTVLVPYVPQKERYLIGRIGPKSFRMYRCIVRNGYKDVQKNEDDFENDLIMSIAEFIQLEAEGSGTLEGSVDGRMAVVRTSEKFGKRLEISELERNGEASSSMPPTILNSSKSHILQYLQSTYEMESPGSTLRRRVRFKLQPDMNYRDPNVKDELLELVEAKQSGVAYVLGHSHIKAKMNAPCLKRFVIHVAYLFLRKNCRAPAVVLNIPQTCLIEVGMNYYL
- the LOC108467306 gene encoding potassium transporter 3 isoform X1 gives rise to the protein MQVDRSYQCKDVLILAYQSFGVLFGDLSISPLYAFKSTFSGNLSNYQSEDVIFGALSLIFWTLTLLSLFKHVIILLNADDNGEGGIFALYSLLCRHAKFSLLPNHQTADEELSTYHNPRYSYRNLQSPTVKRFAERHKKAKTALLLLVLFGTCLLICVGFLTPAISIRSAIEGVKVRSSELHYGVVLIIACILLVGLFVLQHRGTYRVAFMFAPIVILWSLSTAAIGVYNILKWNPRVYKALSPYYIYTFFRDTRYDGWISLGGVLLCVTGAEAMFADLGQYTAASIRLSFFCIIYPCLVLQYMGQAAFLSKNFSAVSTSFYASIPDSLFWPVLVMATLAAIVASQSVISATFSIVKQCYAIGCFPRVKVVHKSKWFRGQIYIPEINWVLLVLCLAVTVGFRDINHFGNAYGLTYMSAMFVTTWLTALIINFVWGQSLVLALLFALFFGSIEIIFLSSSFIRISKGGWVPLVLSVIFMLIMFVWHYGSRKKYLYDLHNKVPMKQILTLGPSLGIVRVPGIGLIFTALVSGVPATFTRFLTNLPTFYQVAVFVCEKTVLVPYVPQKERYLIGRIGPKSFRMYRCIVRNGYKDVQKNEDDFENDLIMSIAEFIQLEAEGSGTLEGSVDGRMAVVRTSEKFGKRLEISELERNGEASSSMPPTILNSSKSHILQYLQSTYEMESPGSTLRRRVRFKLQPDMNYRDPNVKDELLELVEAKQSGVAYVLGHSHIKAKMNAPCLKRFVIHVAYLFLRKNCRAPAVVLNIPQTCLIEVGMNYYL